From one Micromonospora siamensis genomic stretch:
- a CDS encoding GlxA family transcriptional regulator — translation MLRSVAVLALDRVAAFELGVLAEVFGTDRTADGFPGYRFAVCTPDGGPVRTASGFQLVPHADLAPIEEADLVAVPAHGDGCALPEPALAALRRAAERGAWLLSVCAGAFVLGAAGVLDDRDCTTHWRYVDELQRRHPRARVSCNSLYVQDGRLLTSAGTAAGIDACLHLVRQEHGSAVATRLARRMVVPPHRDGGQAQYVEAPIPRAPEAPTLEPVLEWLMGHLDRPVTVEDLAGRAGMAPRTFARRFRAETGTTPHDWVTSQRVLLARRLLEETALSVEEVAGRAGFGDAAGLRHHFTRRVGTTPHSYRATFRARIAAHQP, via the coding sequence ATGCTCCGATCGGTGGCCGTCCTCGCGCTCGACCGGGTCGCCGCGTTCGAGCTGGGCGTGCTCGCCGAGGTCTTCGGCACCGACCGCACCGCCGACGGCTTCCCCGGCTACCGCTTCGCGGTGTGCACCCCCGACGGCGGCCCGGTCCGCACCGCCTCCGGCTTCCAGCTCGTCCCGCACGCCGACCTCGCCCCGATCGAGGAGGCCGACCTGGTGGCCGTCCCCGCCCACGGCGACGGCTGTGCCCTCCCCGAGCCGGCGCTCGCCGCCCTCCGGCGGGCCGCCGAGCGGGGCGCCTGGCTGCTCAGCGTCTGCGCCGGCGCGTTCGTGCTCGGCGCGGCCGGGGTGCTCGACGACCGGGACTGCACCACCCACTGGCGGTACGTCGACGAGCTGCAACGACGCCATCCACGCGCCCGGGTCAGCTGCAACTCGCTCTACGTCCAGGACGGCCGGCTGCTCACCAGCGCCGGCACCGCCGCCGGCATCGACGCCTGCCTGCACCTGGTCCGCCAGGAACACGGCTCGGCGGTCGCCACCCGGCTGGCCCGCCGGATGGTCGTCCCGCCGCACCGCGACGGCGGCCAGGCCCAGTACGTCGAGGCGCCCATCCCGCGCGCACCCGAGGCGCCCACCCTGGAACCGGTGCTGGAGTGGCTGATGGGTCACCTGGACCGACCGGTCACCGTGGAAGACCTGGCCGGCCGGGCCGGCATGGCCCCGCGTACCTTCGCCCGCCGGTTCCGCGCCGAGACCGGCACCACCCCGCACGACTGGGTGACCAGCCAGCGGGTGCTGCTGGCCCGGCGGCTGCTGGAGGAGACCGCGCTGAGCGTGGAGGAGGTCGCCGGCCGGGCCGGTTTCGGCGACGCCGCCGGGCTGCGGCACCACTTCACCCGACGGGTCGGCACCACCCCGCACAGCTACCGGGCCACCTTCCGGGCCCGGATCGCGGCTCACCAGCCGTAG
- a CDS encoding zinc-dependent metalloprotease, with translation MAQFVDWDLAAATAGALSKSGPRVSYAEATDVVADLRRLTEEAAGHVADYTGLRSQVAHPPVKVVDRRDWAAVNIAGLREVVTPLVSRLSKDKQPGPLTEAIGSRLTGVQAGTVLAYLSGRVLGQYEVFSGDPGQLLLVAPNIVEVERKLGADPRDFRLWVCLHEVTHRTQFTSVPWMRAYFLGEVQAFVDASQNSEHLLERLRRGVATLSDAVKDPESRSSVLDIVQTPAQRAVLDRLTALMTLLEGHAEFVMDGVGPQVIPSVESIRAAFNRRRESGNPLEKAIRRLLGVEVKMRQYAEGRKFVHGVVERVGMAGFNKIFSSPLTLPRIEELGDPDAWVARVHGPAGGVPVAD, from the coding sequence ATGGCGCAGTTCGTGGACTGGGATCTGGCAGCCGCTACGGCGGGGGCGTTGAGCAAGTCGGGCCCCCGCGTGTCGTACGCCGAGGCCACCGACGTGGTCGCCGACCTGCGTCGGCTGACCGAGGAGGCGGCCGGGCACGTGGCCGACTACACCGGGCTGCGTTCGCAGGTGGCCCATCCGCCGGTGAAGGTGGTGGACCGGAGGGACTGGGCGGCGGTGAACATCGCCGGCCTGCGCGAGGTGGTCACCCCGCTGGTCAGCCGGCTCTCCAAGGACAAGCAGCCCGGCCCGTTGACCGAGGCGATCGGCTCCCGGCTCACCGGGGTCCAGGCCGGCACCGTCCTGGCGTACCTCTCCGGCCGGGTCCTCGGCCAGTACGAGGTCTTCTCCGGCGACCCCGGCCAGCTGCTGCTGGTCGCCCCGAACATCGTCGAGGTGGAGCGGAAGCTCGGCGCCGACCCGAGGGACTTCCGGCTCTGGGTCTGCCTGCACGAGGTGACCCACCGGACCCAGTTCACCTCGGTGCCGTGGATGCGGGCGTACTTCCTCGGCGAGGTGCAGGCCTTCGTCGACGCCTCGCAGAACAGCGAGCACCTGCTGGAACGACTGCGCCGGGGAGTGGCGACGCTCTCCGACGCGGTGAAGGACCCGGAGAGTCGCAGCAGCGTCCTGGACATCGTCCAGACGCCTGCCCAGCGGGCCGTGCTGGACCGGCTCACCGCCCTGATGACCCTGCTGGAGGGGCACGCCGAGTTCGTGATGGACGGCGTCGGCCCGCAGGTGATTCCCAGCGTCGAGTCGATCCGTGCCGCGTTCAACCGGCGCCGCGAGTCCGGCAACCCGCTGGAGAAGGCGATCCGCCGGCTGCTCGGTGTCGAGGTCAAGATGCGCCAGTACGCCGAGGGCCGCAAGTTCGTCCACGGGGTGGTCGAGCGGGTCGGGATGGCCGGCTTCAACAAGATCTTCAGCTCGCCGCTGACCCTGCCGCGGATCGAGGAGCTGGGCGACCCGGACGCCTGGGTGGCCCGCGTGCACGGGCCGGCCGGCGGCGTCCCGGTCGCCGACTGA
- the hpt gene encoding hypoxanthine phosphoribosyltransferase: MADGSWYDADIDHVIISEAQIREKTAELAKQVSADYAHVEDGLLLVCVLKGAVMFMADFARALGRQGPPAELEFMAVSSYGQGTTSSGVVRILKDLDRDIAGRHVVVVEDIVDSGLTLSWLLRYLESRSAASVEVVALFRKPDAVKVPVPVKYVGFDIPTEFVVGYGLDFGERYREVPFVGVLKPEVYARA; encoded by the coding sequence ATGGCTGACGGCTCCTGGTACGACGCCGACATCGACCACGTGATCATCTCCGAGGCGCAGATCCGCGAGAAGACAGCGGAGCTCGCCAAGCAGGTCTCCGCGGACTACGCGCACGTCGAGGACGGGCTGCTGCTCGTCTGCGTCCTCAAGGGCGCGGTCATGTTCATGGCCGACTTCGCCCGGGCGCTGGGCCGGCAGGGTCCCCCCGCCGAGCTGGAGTTCATGGCCGTCTCCTCGTACGGCCAGGGCACCACCTCCTCGGGCGTGGTCCGGATCCTCAAGGACCTGGACCGGGACATCGCCGGCCGGCACGTCGTGGTCGTCGAGGACATCGTCGACTCCGGTCTCACCCTCTCCTGGCTGCTGCGCTACCTGGAGTCCCGCTCGGCGGCCAGCGTCGAGGTGGTGGCCCTGTTCCGCAAGCCGGACGCGGTCAAGGTGCCGGTCCCGGTCAAGTACGTCGGCTTCGACATCCCCACCGAGTTCGTCGTCGGCTACGGCCTCGACTTCGGCGAGCGCTACCGCGAGGTGCCCTTCGTGGGCGTCCTGAAGCCCGAGGTCTACGCCCGCGCCTGA
- the ftsH gene encoding ATP-dependent zinc metalloprotease FtsH, producing MERTRFFRRPVVWIILVILGAVVLSQLFTAGPSYHRVDTSVALDQLNKGGIEKVVFQDKEQTLQIDLKDKAKFGDTNTDRIEAQFPYEVGGQVWNEVLEAKSANRITGPADTKVSSDSIWVSLLVNLLPIALLVLLLLFFMSQMQGGGSRVLNFGKSKAKMITKDTPKTTFADVAGAEEAVEELHEIKDFLQNPAKYQALGAKIPKGVLLFGPPGTGKTLLARAVAGEAGVPFYSISGSDFVEMFVGVGASRVRDLFEQAKANAPAIVFVDEIDAVGRHRGAGMGGGHDEREQTLNQLLVEMDGFDTKGGVILIAATNRPDILDPALLRPGRFDRQIPVDAPDMEGRKAILRVHAKGKPFTPDVDLDSVARRTPGFSGADLANVINESALLTARKDQRAITNDSLEESIDRVIAGPQRRTRVMSDQEKKITAYHEGGHALVAWALPHAAPVHKVTILSRGRSLGHTLVLPTEDKYTQTRAEMIDTLAYALGGRAAEELVFHEPTTGAGNDIEKATQLARAMITQYGMSSKLGAIKYGTSGDEPFLGRNMGHERDYSDAVAAEIDGEMRALIELAHDEAWEILVEYRDVLDNMVLELMEKETLSTADMARIAARVVKRPPMAPYNGFGKRMPSTEPPVLTPAEQEKLRAQATADGISVGGASNNSDGLH from the coding sequence ATGGAACGTACGCGTTTCTTCCGCCGACCGGTGGTCTGGATCATCCTGGTCATCCTCGGCGCCGTTGTGCTCAGTCAGCTGTTCACCGCTGGACCCAGCTACCACCGGGTGGACACGTCCGTCGCGCTGGACCAGCTCAACAAGGGTGGCATCGAAAAGGTCGTCTTCCAGGACAAGGAGCAGACGCTCCAGATCGACCTGAAGGACAAGGCCAAGTTCGGTGACACCAACACCGACCGGATCGAGGCCCAGTTCCCGTACGAGGTGGGCGGCCAGGTCTGGAACGAGGTCCTGGAGGCCAAGTCGGCCAACCGGATCACGGGTCCGGCCGACACCAAGGTCTCCTCGGACAGCATCTGGGTGAGCCTGCTGGTCAACCTGCTGCCCATCGCGCTGCTGGTGCTCCTGCTGCTGTTCTTCATGTCGCAGATGCAGGGCGGCGGCTCCCGGGTGCTCAACTTCGGCAAGTCCAAGGCGAAGATGATCACCAAGGACACGCCGAAGACCACCTTCGCGGACGTGGCCGGGGCCGAGGAGGCCGTCGAGGAACTCCACGAGATCAAGGACTTCCTCCAGAACCCGGCGAAGTACCAGGCCCTGGGCGCCAAGATCCCGAAGGGCGTGCTGCTCTTCGGCCCGCCCGGAACGGGTAAGACGCTGCTCGCCCGGGCCGTCGCCGGCGAGGCCGGGGTGCCGTTCTACTCCATCTCCGGCTCCGACTTCGTCGAGATGTTCGTCGGTGTCGGCGCCAGCCGGGTCCGCGACCTCTTCGAGCAGGCCAAGGCGAACGCCCCGGCGATCGTCTTCGTCGACGAGATCGACGCCGTCGGCCGCCACCGCGGCGCCGGCATGGGCGGCGGTCACGACGAGCGCGAGCAGACCCTCAACCAGCTGCTCGTCGAGATGGACGGCTTCGACACCAAGGGCGGCGTCATCCTGATCGCCGCCACCAACCGGCCGGACATCCTCGACCCGGCGCTGCTGCGCCCGGGCCGCTTCGACCGGCAGATCCCGGTCGACGCCCCCGACATGGAGGGCCGCAAGGCGATCCTGCGGGTGCACGCCAAGGGCAAGCCGTTCACCCCCGACGTCGACCTCGACTCGGTGGCCCGGCGGACCCCCGGCTTCAGCGGCGCCGACCTGGCCAACGTGATCAACGAGTCGGCTCTGCTCACCGCCCGCAAGGACCAGCGGGCGATCACCAACGACTCGCTCGAGGAGTCGATCGACCGGGTGATCGCCGGCCCGCAGCGCCGGACCCGGGTGATGAGCGACCAGGAGAAGAAGATCACCGCGTACCACGAGGGTGGGCACGCGCTGGTCGCCTGGGCGCTGCCGCACGCGGCGCCGGTGCACAAGGTGACGATCCTGTCCCGTGGCCGGTCGCTGGGGCACACCCTGGTGCTCCCCACGGAGGACAAGTACACCCAGACCCGCGCCGAGATGATCGACACCCTGGCGTACGCGCTGGGCGGCCGGGCCGCCGAGGAACTGGTCTTCCACGAGCCCACCACGGGAGCCGGCAACGACATCGAGAAGGCCACCCAGCTGGCCCGCGCGATGATCACGCAGTACGGCATGAGCTCCAAGCTCGGCGCGATCAAGTACGGCACCAGCGGAGACGAACCGTTCCTCGGCCGCAACATGGGCCACGAGCGGGACTACTCCGACGCGGTGGCCGCCGAGATCGACGGCGAGATGCGGGCCCTGATCGAGCTGGCCCACGACGAGGCCTGGGAGATCCTGGTGGAATACCGGGACGTCCTGGACAACATGGTCCTGGAGCTGATGGAGAAGGAGACGCTCTCCACCGCCGACATGGCTCGGATCGCCGCTCGGGTGGTCAAGCGCCCGCCGATGGCCCCGTACAACGGCTTCGGCAAGCGGATGCCCTCCACCGAGCCGCCCGTGCTCACCCCGGCCGAGCAGGAGAAGCTCAGGGCGCAGGCCACGGCCGACGGCATCTCCGTCGGAGGCGCCTCGAACAACTCGGACGGTCTCCACTGA
- a CDS encoding gamma-glutamyltransferase family protein, which yields MAYPRMPLFAPHGAVATSHPLAAATGLAVLRRGGNAVDAALATAIALTVLQPPSNDIGGDLFAIVWDGDRLHGLNASGRSPAGLTRELVLAASERRETAPAEALGGAQSHGPAMPARGWLPVTVPGAPAGWRDLHDRFGSLPFADLFADAIGYAEHGHPVSPGVAATWARALAGPADPAGEEFAEFRRVFTVDGRAPRPGERWRNPDAAETLRRIAVTGAADFYRGRIAAALDAHAARTGGLLTGDDLAAHASTWVDPVAATYRDHQVWELPPNGQGLAALLALNVLDGVDLAALDPVSRLHWQVEAVKLGFADAHAYVADPERVAVPTAALLDPGYAAARRALVTDRAGTPAAGDPERGGTVYLCTADSAGMMVSLIQSTYLAFGSRVVLPGHGFALQNRGLGFRLDPTHPNAVGPAKRPFHTIIPGFLTRDGAPVGPFGVMGGHMQPQGHVQFVSALLDAGRDPQAALDAPRWYWHAGRSLLVEPELDGDLVAGLRSRGHEVTVAVEPTVFGYGQAILRLPGGGYAVGSEPRVDGGGYGW from the coding sequence ATGGCGTACCCCCGGATGCCGCTCTTCGCCCCCCACGGCGCGGTGGCGACCAGCCATCCGCTCGCCGCGGCCACCGGCCTGGCCGTGCTGCGGCGCGGCGGCAACGCCGTCGACGCGGCGCTGGCCACCGCGATCGCGTTGACCGTGCTGCAACCGCCGTCGAACGACATCGGCGGCGACCTGTTCGCGATCGTCTGGGACGGTGACCGGCTGCACGGCCTGAACGCCTCCGGGCGGTCGCCGGCCGGGCTGACCCGGGAGCTGGTGCTCGCCGCGTCGGAGCGGCGGGAGACCGCGCCGGCCGAGGCGCTCGGTGGCGCCCAGTCGCACGGGCCGGCGATGCCGGCCCGGGGCTGGCTGCCGGTGACCGTGCCGGGCGCGCCGGCCGGCTGGCGGGACCTGCACGACCGGTTCGGCTCGTTGCCCTTCGCGGACCTCTTCGCCGACGCGATCGGGTACGCCGAGCACGGGCACCCGGTCTCCCCCGGGGTGGCGGCCACCTGGGCGCGGGCCCTGGCCGGGCCCGCCGACCCGGCGGGGGAGGAGTTCGCCGAGTTCCGCCGGGTGTTCACCGTCGACGGTCGGGCGCCCCGGCCCGGCGAGCGGTGGCGCAACCCGGATGCGGCGGAGACCCTGCGCCGGATCGCCGTCACCGGCGCGGCGGACTTCTACCGGGGGCGGATCGCGGCGGCGCTGGACGCCCACGCCGCCCGGACCGGCGGGCTGCTCACCGGCGACGACCTCGCGGCGCACGCCTCGACCTGGGTGGACCCGGTGGCCGCCACCTACCGGGACCACCAGGTGTGGGAGCTGCCGCCGAACGGCCAGGGGCTGGCCGCGCTGCTCGCCCTGAACGTGCTCGACGGGGTGGACCTCGCGGCGCTCGATCCGGTGTCGCGGCTGCACTGGCAGGTCGAGGCGGTGAAGCTCGGCTTCGCCGACGCGCACGCGTACGTCGCCGACCCGGAGCGGGTGGCGGTCCCGACGGCTGCCCTGCTCGACCCCGGGTACGCGGCGGCGCGGCGAGCCCTGGTGACCGACCGGGCGGGTACGCCGGCAGCCGGTGACCCGGAGCGCGGCGGCACCGTCTACCTCTGCACGGCCGACTCGGCGGGCATGATGGTCAGCCTGATCCAGTCCACCTACCTGGCCTTCGGGTCCCGGGTGGTGCTTCCCGGGCACGGCTTCGCCCTGCAGAACCGGGGTCTGGGCTTCCGGCTCGACCCGACCCACCCGAACGCGGTGGGACCGGCGAAGCGCCCGTTCCACACCATCATCCCGGGTTTCCTGACCCGGGACGGTGCGCCGGTGGGGCCGTTCGGGGTGATGGGCGGCCACATGCAGCCGCAGGGGCACGTGCAGTTCGTCTCCGCGCTGCTGGACGCCGGTCGCGATCCGCAGGCGGCGCTGGACGCGCCGCGCTGGTACTGGCACGCCGGTCGGTCGCTGCTGGTCGAGCCGGAGCTGGACGGCGACCTGGTCGCCGGGCTGCGGTCCCGCGGGCACGAGGTGACCGTCGCGGTCGAGCCGACGGTCTTCGGGTACGGCCAGGCGATCCTGCGGCTGCCCGGCGGCGGGTACGCGGTGGGCTCGGAGCCCCGGGTCGACGGCGGTGGCTACGGCTGGTGA
- a CDS encoding IS5 family transposase: MCRCVCKPAYESSLTDGQWAVIKPLLPVRDPRRGGRPLRYPRRLVIDTILYVLRTGTAWRHVPHDLVPWDVAYRWFRCWSADGTWDRVHDLLRDAVRVAEGRDPQPSAAVLDSQTAHSHQGGEAIGYDAGKRTRGRKRHVLVDTCGLLLKAVVHSASIQERAGAKLVLARITETFPLLGLVWADAGYVNQVDKGLLAWARTHAGLDLQIVARNADVKGFQVLPRRWVVERTFAWLGRCRRLARDYERKPAHAEAMIKVAMIRLMAARLAGEDIEPQGPIETEAARRLDDELNPK; encoded by the coding sequence CTGTGTCGCTGTGTCTGTAAACCGGCCTACGAGTCGTCGTTGACGGATGGGCAGTGGGCGGTCATCAAGCCGTTGCTGCCGGTGCGGGATCCGCGGCGGGGTGGTCGGCCGTTGCGGTATCCACGTCGGCTGGTCATTGACACGATCCTGTACGTGTTGCGCACTGGTACGGCGTGGCGGCATGTGCCCCATGACCTCGTGCCGTGGGACGTGGCCTACCGGTGGTTCCGGTGCTGGAGCGCCGACGGCACGTGGGATCGGGTTCACGACCTGCTGCGCGACGCGGTGCGAGTGGCCGAGGGACGTGATCCGCAGCCGTCGGCGGCGGTCCTCGATTCGCAGACCGCGCACAGTCATCAGGGCGGTGAGGCGATCGGCTACGACGCCGGCAAACGCACGCGGGGCCGTAAGCGGCATGTCCTGGTCGACACGTGCGGGCTGCTGCTCAAGGCCGTGGTGCATTCCGCGTCGATCCAGGAGCGTGCCGGCGCCAAGCTGGTCCTGGCGAGGATCACCGAGACGTTCCCGCTGCTGGGTCTGGTCTGGGCCGACGCCGGCTACGTCAACCAGGTCGACAAAGGCCTGCTGGCGTGGGCCCGCACCCACGCCGGACTCGACCTGCAGATCGTGGCCCGCAACGCCGACGTGAAAGGCTTCCAGGTGCTACCCCGCAGGTGGGTGGTGGAACGGACCTTTGCCTGGTTGGGACGGTGCAGACGGTTGGCCCGCGACTACGAACGCAAGCCCGCGCACGCCGAAGCGATGATCAAAGTCGCCATGATCCGCCTGATGGCCGCCCGCCTCGCCGGCGAGGACATCGAACCGCAAGGCCCGATCGAGACCGAAGCAGCTCGACGCCTCGACGACGAACTCAACCCGAAGTAG
- the tilS gene encoding tRNA lysidine(34) synthetase TilS — translation MAALAPSVAEVRAAVRRALTGLPSGGTVLVACSGGADSMALAAATAFVAPRLGLRPGLVSVDHGLQPGSADRAAEVAKWAADAGLHPAQAVGVTVAGRPGGPEAAAREARYQALVDCAREHRAVALLTGHTRDDQAETVLLALARGAGPRGLAGMPERRELAGVPLLRPLLDVGREQTRAACVALGLTPWDDPHNTDPAYARARVRHDLLPELVRVLGPGVVANLARTARLVAEDAAALDDLAVAALAAARVADGLAVPALTDLPPAVRSRVLHAWARELGAPPAALAHGHVLALDALVTAWHGQGPAHLPGGLLVARRANRLVALGPGTGTDRA, via the coding sequence GTGGCCGCCCTCGCCCCGTCGGTTGCCGAGGTCCGGGCCGCAGTCCGCCGTGCGCTGACCGGGCTGCCATCCGGCGGCACCGTGCTGGTCGCCTGCTCCGGAGGGGCGGACTCGATGGCGCTGGCCGCCGCGACCGCCTTCGTGGCGCCCCGGCTGGGGCTGCGTCCCGGGCTGGTGAGCGTCGACCACGGGTTGCAGCCCGGTTCGGCTGACCGCGCCGCCGAGGTGGCGAAGTGGGCGGCCGACGCCGGGCTGCATCCGGCGCAGGCGGTGGGGGTGACCGTCGCCGGCCGGCCGGGTGGCCCGGAGGCGGCCGCCCGCGAGGCCCGTTACCAGGCGCTGGTGGACTGCGCCCGGGAGCACCGGGCGGTCGCGCTGCTCACCGGTCATACCCGCGACGACCAGGCCGAGACGGTGCTGCTGGCATTGGCCCGAGGTGCCGGCCCACGCGGGCTGGCCGGGATGCCCGAGCGGCGGGAGCTGGCCGGGGTGCCGCTGCTGCGCCCGCTGCTGGACGTCGGCCGGGAGCAGACCCGCGCGGCCTGCGTCGCGCTGGGCCTGACGCCCTGGGACGACCCGCACAACACCGACCCGGCGTACGCCCGCGCCCGGGTCCGGCACGACCTGCTGCCGGAGCTGGTCCGGGTGCTCGGCCCCGGAGTGGTGGCCAACCTGGCCCGGACGGCCCGGCTGGTCGCCGAGGACGCCGCCGCGCTCGACGACCTGGCGGTCGCGGCGCTGGCCGCCGCCCGGGTCGCGGACGGGCTCGCGGTGCCGGCCCTGACCGACCTGCCACCGGCGGTACGCAGCCGCGTGCTGCACGCCTGGGCGCGGGAGCTGGGCGCGCCGCCGGCCGCCCTGGCGCACGGGCACGTGCTGGCGTTGGACGCGCTGGTGACGGCGTGGCACGGACAGGGACCGGCGCACCTGCCCGGCGGCCTGCTCGTTGCGCGCCGCGCGAACCGGCTCGTCGCCCTCGGACCGGGCACCGGGACGGATCGAGCCTGA
- the folE gene encoding GTP cyclohydrolase I FolE: MAASSTEPGDEALDYVAARLISGKLTGRPVEDTMDLARIEKAVREILVAVGEDPDRDGLQQTPARVARAYAELFAGLRVDPAQVLSTTFEANHQELVLVRDIDVMSLCEHHLLPFRGSAHIGYIPGPDGRITGLSKLARLVEVFARRPQVQERLTSQIADLLMTRLAPAGVIVVLECEHMCMAMRGIQKSGAKTITSAVRGIHQEDAKSRAEAMSLILHR; this comes from the coding sequence CTGGCCGCCTCGTCCACCGAGCCCGGGGACGAGGCGCTCGACTACGTCGCCGCCCGACTGATCAGCGGCAAGCTCACCGGCCGGCCGGTCGAGGACACCATGGACCTCGCCCGGATCGAGAAGGCGGTCCGGGAGATCCTCGTCGCCGTCGGCGAGGACCCCGACCGGGACGGCCTCCAGCAGACCCCGGCCCGGGTCGCCCGCGCGTACGCGGAACTCTTCGCCGGCCTGCGGGTCGACCCCGCGCAGGTGCTCAGCACCACCTTCGAGGCCAATCACCAGGAGCTCGTCCTCGTCCGCGACATCGACGTGATGAGCCTCTGCGAGCACCACCTCCTCCCGTTCCGGGGCAGCGCGCACATCGGCTACATCCCGGGCCCGGACGGTCGGATCACCGGCCTGTCCAAGCTGGCCCGGCTGGTCGAGGTCTTCGCCCGCCGGCCCCAGGTCCAGGAGCGGCTCACCTCCCAGATCGCCGACCTGCTGATGACCAGGCTGGCCCCGGCCGGCGTCATCGTGGTACTGGAGTGCGAGCACATGTGCATGGCGATGCGCGGCATCCAGAAGTCCGGCGCGAAGACCATCACCTCCGCCGTACGCGGCATCCACCAGGAGGACGCCAAGTCCCGCGCCGAGGCGATGTCGCTGATCCTGCACCGCTGA